A region from the Malus domestica chromosome 07, GDT2T_hap1 genome encodes:
- the LOC103410334 gene encoding uncharacterized protein, with the protein MQLKVLDYILVPAGLLLMAAYHLWLLCRIVKQPNKTVIGINSINRRFWVQAMMDDAPKNGILPVQTLRNNIMASTVLASTAIMLCSLIALLMTSSNRGAFFVFGNRSEFAFSIKFFAILVCFLVAFLFNVQSIRYYSHASMLINAPFKKMMSPPHHKQQYLTQEYVATTVNRGSYFWSLGLRAFYFSFPLFLWIFGPISMFLSCVVLVIMLYFLDFTFQSNSVVGVAWDDDPILIKDDEEQGLSNAPGMTHCDGISSVVCEKPRHSA; encoded by the exons ATGCAGCTAAAAGTTCTGGATTACATTTTGGTACCAGCAGGCCTCCTGCTGATGGCGGCTTACCATCTATGGCTCCTATGTCGAATCGTTAAGCAACCCAATAAGACCGTCATCGGCATCAACTCCATCAATCGCCGCTTCTGGGTTCAAGCCATGATGGAC GATGCTCCAAAGAATGGTATTCTTCCGGTGCAGACGCTTCGAAACAACATAATGGCATCGACCGTTTTGGCCTCGACAGCGATCATGCTCTGCTCTCTCATTGCCCTCTTGATGACCAGCAGCAACAGGGGAGCATTTTTCGTTTTCGGAAACCGAAGTGAGTTTGCGTTTTCGATCAAGTTCTTCGccattttagtgtgtttcttGGTGGCATTCCTGTTCAACGTGCAGTCCATAAGATACTACAGCCATGCCAGCATGCTCATCAACGCGCCGTTCAAGAAGATGATGTCGCCGCCGCACCACAAGCAGCAGTACCTCACGCAAGAGTACGTTGCCACCACCGTGAACCGAGGCAGCTATTTCTGGTCCCTGGGACTCCGAGCATTCTACTTCTCGTTCCCTCTGTTTCTGTGGATTTTCGGGCCGATTTCGATGTTCTTGTCGTGCGTTGTTTTGGTGATCATGCTGTATTTTCTGGATTTCACCTTTCAGTCTAATTCGGTTGTTGGGGTTGCTTGGGATGATGACCCCATTCTCATTAAGGATGATGAGGAGCAAGGCTTGTCCAATGCACCGGGGATGACACATTGTGATGGTATCtcaagtgtagtgtgtgagaaaCCACGTCACAGTGCGTGA